The following coding sequences lie in one Mesorhizobium sp. NZP2298 genomic window:
- a CDS encoding DUF669 domain-containing protein — MAALGKKFDATAHDTTQREGYDELPNGTYRMEIEASEVKPTKDESGTLLKVTCSVIDPEDLRGRKLFNSYNLENKSAQAQEIGQKQFAALCRAIGVAEVDDSEDLHFKAFTVKVGLGKPSKDGQYPARAEIKRYYFEDEGDLPEPAIDEVQPVAKPVAANNNQRPAANQNTPAAKPAATGSRPWAKK; from the coding sequence TTGGCAGCACTTGGTAAAAAGTTCGACGCGACTGCTCACGATACGACGCAGCGCGAAGGATATGACGAATTGCCTAACGGCACGTATCGCATGGAGATCGAGGCGTCTGAGGTGAAGCCCACCAAGGACGAGAGCGGCACGCTGCTCAAGGTGACGTGCAGCGTCATCGACCCGGAAGACCTTCGCGGCCGCAAGCTGTTCAACTCCTACAACCTGGAGAACAAGTCGGCGCAGGCCCAAGAAATCGGCCAGAAGCAGTTTGCCGCACTGTGCCGCGCGATCGGCGTTGCCGAGGTGGATGATTCCGAGGACTTGCACTTCAAGGCGTTCACCGTGAAGGTTGGCCTTGGCAAGCCGTCGAAGGACGGCCAGTACCCGGCTCGAGCCGAGATTAAGCGTTACTACTTCGAAGATGAAGGCGACCTGCCCGAACCGGCCATTGATGAAGTGCAGCCAGTAGCCAAGCCAGTTGCTGCCAACAACAACCAGCGACCTGCCGCCAACCAGAACACGCCTGCGGCAAAGCCGGCGGCTACTGGCAGCAGGCCTTGGGCGAAGAAATGA